A DNA window from Drosophila pseudoobscura strain MV-25-SWS-2005 chromosome 2, UCI_Dpse_MV25, whole genome shotgun sequence contains the following coding sequences:
- the LOC117184416 gene encoding uncharacterized protein, with amino-acid sequence MLKLFLYEDRWVKVKHNPIINIIAPPEKRLVDVRMRSQDHILVWKCLSGMTNNFPMKQCHISFCCSIFHVDHVKCIINNGNVPDSFHPARHSPAAAIPLPDVRSYITRCA; translated from the exons atgttaa AACTCTTCCTTTATGAGGACAGATGGGTGAAGGTAAAGCACAATCCCATCATCAACATTATAGCACCACCGGAAAAAAGATTAGTTGATGTAAGGATGAGGTCACAAG ATCACATATTAGTGTGGAAATGTCTTAGTGGCATGACAAACAATTTCCCTATGAAGCAGTGCcatatttcattttgttgctCCATCTTCCATGTGGACCATGTCAAGTGCATCATTAATAATGGCAATGTGCCAGATAGTTTCCACCCCGCCAGACACAGTCCAGCAGCTGCCATTCCCCTGCCAGATGTTCGCTCATATATTACAAGATGTGCCTAA